A stretch of the Pseudoliparis swirei isolate HS2019 ecotype Mariana Trench unplaced genomic scaffold, NWPU_hadal_v1 hadal_42, whole genome shotgun sequence genome encodes the following:
- the LOC130191380 gene encoding sodium/calcium exchanger 1-like, with amino-acid sequence MFPSSENLSVSLLTSCFFLFVLLLLLSDFISSAVLLQEVGGFVKTGRDVYRKVQGRDHPAPSAIINIAEEGGEEELTQKEEEERRIAEMGRPMLGEHTKLEVVIEESYEFKSTVDKLLKKTNLALLIGTNSWREQFAEAITVSAGGDGDDDGEKLPSCFDYVMHFLTVFWKLLFALVPPADYFNGWACFVVSISVIGLLTAFIGDLASHFGCTVGLKDSVTAVVFVALGTSVPDTFASKVSAIQDQYADASIGNVTGSNAVNVFLGIGVAWSIAAVYHYSKGQEFRVDPGTLAFSVTLFTIFAFICIGVLIYRRRPEIGGELGGPRVPKILTSCLFFSLWLLYIVFSSLEAYCHVKGF; translated from the exons ATGTTTCCATCCTCTGAAAATCTGAGCGTCTCTCttttaacttcctgtttctttttattcgttctgcttcttcttctctctgattTCATCTCTTCAGCTGTGTTGCTTCAGGAAGTCG GGGGATTTGTCAAAACAG GCCGAGACGTCTACAGGAAGGTCCAGGGACGAGACCACCCCGCCCCCTCAGCCATTATCAACATCGCAG AAGAGGGGGGTGAGGAGGAGTTGacccagaaggaggaggaggagaggaggattgCAGAGATGGGTCGGCCGATGCTGGGCGAGCACACAAAGCTGGAGGTCGTCATCGAGGAGTCATACGAGTTCAAG AGCACCGTGGATAAACTCCTCAAGAAGACCAACCTGGCCCTGCTGATCGGGACCAACAGCTGGAGGGAGCAGTTTGCGGAGGCCATCACAGTCAGCGCTG gtggtgatggtgatgatgatggtgagaaGCTGCCCTCCTGCTTTGACTATGTCATGCACTTCCTCACCGTCTTCTGGAAGCTTCTGTTTGCCTTGGTTCCTCCTGCCGACTACTTCAACGGCTGGGCCTGCTTCGTCGTCTCCATCTCCGTCATCGGCCTTCTGACGGCCTTCATCGGTGACCTGGCCTCACACTTTGGCTGCACCGTCGGCCTCAAGGACTCCGTCACCGCTGTGGTGTTCGTAGCTCTGGGCACATCTGTTCCAG ACACATTTGCCAGTAAAGTTTCAGCCATCCAGGACCAATACGCCGACGCCTCCATCGGCAACGTGACAGGAAGTAACGCCGTCAACGTCTTCCTGGGCATCGGCGTGGCCTGGTCCATCGCTGCCGTCTACCACTACTCCAAAGGCCAGGAGTTCAGAGTGGATCCGGGCACGCTGGCCTTCTCTGTCACTCTCTTCACCATCTTTGCCTTCATCTGCATCGGCGTCCTCATCTATCGCCGCCGCCCCGAGATCGGCGGGGAGCTGGGGGGACCCAGAGTCCCCAAGATCCTCACCAGCTGCCTGTTCTTCAGTCTGTGGCTACTGTACATTGTCTTCTCCTCGTTGGAGGCCTACTGCCACGTCAAAGGCTTCTGA